In Neodiprion pinetum isolate iyNeoPine1 chromosome 6, iyNeoPine1.2, whole genome shotgun sequence, one genomic interval encodes:
- the LOC124221043 gene encoding putative nuclease HARBI1, giving the protein MANMQDMFNFYDQIEEMNNMIEVVAMVNVGPNDEDEGEVQRAPKRYIRDGQNPFEFYSEQEFKRRFRFSKDGIMYGILPRIEAALVSANNRGLPIPPVMQLLICLRFYATASFQLVNGDLMTISQSTVSRIIHRVSAQIASLIHAIIKFPSTEAAMIANRDLFRQLGARREGIGLPGVDGAIDCTHIRLCHTKFADLQEVYRNRKGYFSLNVQAVVGPNMEFLDVVPEWPGSNHDSRIFQNSRIYMRYHERQLTGTLVGDAGYPCLPFLLTPLANPITDAQQRYNNVQSRTRQIVERTFGVWKRRFPCLSRGLGTKLLCSTTIVVACAVLHNLSLTLDNALPEDNRIEEEEADELPPQAPHWQPGEGFAIREALIERLFI; this is encoded by the exons ATGGCGAATATGcaagatatgtttaatttcTACGATCAGATcgaagaaatgaataatatgATTGAGGTGGTTGCAATGGTCAACGTTGGGCCGAATGACGAAGACGAGGGTGAAGTACAGCGAGCTCCGAAGAGATACATCAGAGATGGTCAAAACCCGTTCGAGTTTTATTCCGAGCAGGAGTTCAAACGGCGATTCCGATTTTCAAAGGATGGTATTATGTACGGAATACTACCTAGAATTGAAGCTGCCTTAGTCAGTGCCAATAATCGTGGTCTACCAATTCCACCTGTCATGCAATTATTAATATGTCTACGATTTTACGCTACCGCTAGCTTTCAA CTCGTCAACGGAGATCTGATGACTATATCGCAGTCTACAGTATCGAGGATAATACACAGAGTATCGGCTCAAATTGCATCATTGATTCACGCaattatcaaatttcctaGTACGGAAGCTGCTATGATCGCAAACAGAGATCTATTCAGACAACTTGGTGCACGCAGGGAGGGTATCGGTTTACCTGGCGTTGATGGCGCTATCGACTGCACTCACATTCGATTATGTCATACGAAATTTGCAGACCTGCAGGAGGTTTATAGGAATCGTAAGGGATATTTTTCCCTCAATGTACAG GCAGTTGTCGGACCCAATATGGAATTCTTGGATGTGGTTCCGGAATGGCCTGGAAGTAACCATGACAGTCGAATATTCCAAAATTCACGAATTTACATGCGGTATCATGAGAGACAACTTACTGGAACCCTGGTTGGAGATGCCGGCTATCCGTGCTTGCCATTTCTGCTGACTCCACTGGCAAATCCAATTACAGATGCTCAACAAAG GTATAACAACGTACAAAGCAGAACAAGGCAAATTGTTGAAAGAACATTTGGAGTTTGGAAGCGACGTTTTCCTTGCCTATCCCGAGGTTTGGGAACCAAATTGTTGTGCTCTACCACAATTGTTGTAGCTTGTGCCGTACTACACAATTTATCACTAACATTGGATAATGCTCTTCCGGAAGATAATCGCatcgaggaagaagaagcggATGAATTGCCACCTCAAGCACCGCATTGGCAGCCTGGAGAGGGTTTTGCAATACGCGAAGCTCTAATCGAACGGTTATTCATTTAa
- the dos gene encoding protein daughter of sevenless isoform X1: protein MDTLKTSQEIVHEGWLIKSPPSKLWKARWRKRWFALRHSGELPGQYFLEYYTDRRCRKLKGRIDLDQCEQVDAGLRFENRKQKYQFMFDVKTPKRTYYLVAESEADMNKWVDAVCQVCGLKAYTQDDEPHCQIFPFEPQESPPISPTSTISGPYIPISECISGRSLNDTSSLSSALGQNTEQYYDAPRKLAPSPPRSPTTTDAESVFTDDEWTSPVPSVNWETFPSSPGEARPSNVSGDAEIGSWSVMKRFGKLQIVDSVTPPAVEKIPAPPRPPKPPHMVPENFGHNYLNLDSAAESSKPTTPATPAPSTPATAIVTDETYDFPRSHQPGSNADPNTNTAGRPGRHCYSNAAPTNSDGHVFRYDFHEDEPSSPRSESSTTATYSNLPSPLTRDSSSAVPSLMPPPPPVVYRDLKPGRRTSDSTSIISNEPSPGPVLSVPESSSTEHSPAEPPSINRKLKPSLTKPPIDGPLQLASPPGKGRIRAAPSPTPPTHSQSIRHQSTSDEDNNTCDDKEEIYYFQDQNTFIPASHRSFEVLQYLDLDLQGSFVSSPLPPAQSPPSTTVYKTVDFLKTEAFNRTRQLVEEERAQCTAELT, encoded by the exons ATGGATACGCTCAAAACAAGCCAAGAAATCGTCCACGAAGGCTGGCTCATAAAATCGCCACCCTCAAAATTGTGGAAAGCG AGATGGCGAAAGCGTTGGTTCGCGCTCCGTCACAGCGGAGAATTGCCTGGACAATATTTCTTGGAATATTACACAGACAGACGTTGCAGAAAGCTCAAGGGCCGCATAGATTTGGATCAATGCGAGcag GTGGATGCTGGCTTGagatttgaaaatcgaaagcaGAAATATCAGTTCATGTTCGACGTGAAGACTCCGAAAAGAACTTACTACCTGGTGGCAGAGAGCGAAGCTGACATGAACAAGTGGGTTGATGCAGTTTGCCAGGTTTGCGGTTTGAAAGCTTACACACAGGATGATGAGCCGCACTGTCAAA TATTTCCATTCGAGCCTCAAGAGTCGCCTCCGATCTCACCAACCAGTACTATATCTGGACCCTACATTCCAATCAGTGAATGCATTTCTGGCCGCTCCTTGAACGACACAAGCTCTCTTAGTTCTGCCCTGGGACAGAATACAGAACAATATTATGATGCCCCAAGAAAGTTGGCTCCCTCTCCACCCAGATCTCCGACTACAACTGATGCAGAAAGTGTATTTACTGACGATGAATGGACTTCTCCAGTTCCTAGTGTTAATTGGGAGACATTTCCTTCGTCTC caGGTGAAGCTAGACCAAGCAACGTATCAGGAGATGCAGAGATTGGATCTTGGAGCGTAATGAAAAGATTTGGAAAGCTTCAGATCGTAGATTCAGTGACACCTCCGGCTGTAGAAAAGATACCAGCACCTCCACGACCTCCAAAACCTCCCCATATGGTGCCAGAGAACTTTGGTCATAATTATTTGAATCTTGATAGTGCGGCGGAAAGTTCCAAGCCCACGACTCCTGCCACTCCCGCTCCATCTACTCCGGCTACAGCAATTGTGACCGATGAAACTTACGACTTTCCTCGATCCCATCAGCCAGGATCGAATGCGGATCCAAACACAAATACCGCGGGTCGACCAGGCAGGCATTGCTATTCCAATGCTGCGCCTACAAACTCCGATGGGCACGTTTTTCGATACGATTTTCACGAAGACGAACCATCTAGCCCACGTTCCGAATCATCAACAACGGCAACGTACTCAAACTTGCCTAGTCCTCTAACTAGAGACTCATCGAGCGCTGTACCATCCCTAATGCCTCCACCACCTCCAGTTGTTTACAGAGACTTGAAACCAGGTAGAAGAACTAGTGATTCGACCTCAATTATTAGCAATGAACCATCACCTGGTCCTGTTCTATCAGTACCGGAATCAAGTTCAACCGAGCACTCACCAGCTGAGCCACCAAGTATTAACAGGAAACTCAAGCCATCTCTCACTAAACCACCTATCGATG GACCATTACAATTAGCATCGCCACCTGGTAAAGGCAGAATACGTGCGGCACCCAGTCCGACACCGCCAACTCACTCTCAGTCGATTCGACATCAGTCGACGTCTGATGAGGATAACAATACGTGCGATGACAAAGAAGAG ATATATTACTTTCAAGATCAGAATACATTTATACCTGCCTCGCATCGTTCTTTCGAAGTTCTGCAATACTTGGACTTGGATCTGCAAGGAAGTTTTGTATCGTCCCCTTTGCCACCTGCCCAGTCACCCCCGAGTACAACAGTCTATAAGACTGTAGATTTTCTTAAAACTGAGGCCTTCAATCGAACCAGACAATTAGTAGAAGAAGAGAGAGCGCAATGTACAGCTGAACTTACGTAA
- the dos gene encoding protein daughter of sevenless isoform X3, whose protein sequence is MDTLKTSQEIVHEGWLIKSPPSKLWKARWRKRWFALRHSGELPGQYFLEYYTDRRCRKLKGRIDLDQCEQVDAGLRFENRKQKYQFMFDVKTPKRTYYLVAESEADMNKWVDAVCQVCGLKAYTQDDEPHCQIFPFEPQESPPISPTSTISGPYIPISECISGRSLNDTSSLSSALGQNTEQYYDAPRKLAPSPPRSPTTTDAESVFTDDEWTSPVPSVNWETFPSSPGEARPSNVSGDAEIGSWSVMKRFGKLQIVDSVTPPAVEKIPAPPRPPKPPHMVPENFGHNYLNLDSAAESSKPTTPATPAPSTPATAIVTDETYDFPRSHQPGSNADPNTNTAGRPGRHCYSNAAPTNSDGHVFRYDFHEDEPSSPRSESSTTATYSNLPSPLTRDSSSAVPSLMPPPPPVVYRDLKPGRRTSDSTSIISNEPSPGPVLSVPESSSTEHSPAEPPSINRKLKPSLTKPPIDGPLQLASPPGKGRIRAAPSPTPPTHSQSIRHQSTSDEDNNTCDDKEEIYYFQDQNTFIPASHRSFEVLQYLDLDLQGSFVSSPLPPAQSPPSTTVYKTVDFLKTEAFNRTRQLVEEERAQ, encoded by the exons ATGGATACGCTCAAAACAAGCCAAGAAATCGTCCACGAAGGCTGGCTCATAAAATCGCCACCCTCAAAATTGTGGAAAGCG AGATGGCGAAAGCGTTGGTTCGCGCTCCGTCACAGCGGAGAATTGCCTGGACAATATTTCTTGGAATATTACACAGACAGACGTTGCAGAAAGCTCAAGGGCCGCATAGATTTGGATCAATGCGAGcag GTGGATGCTGGCTTGagatttgaaaatcgaaagcaGAAATATCAGTTCATGTTCGACGTGAAGACTCCGAAAAGAACTTACTACCTGGTGGCAGAGAGCGAAGCTGACATGAACAAGTGGGTTGATGCAGTTTGCCAGGTTTGCGGTTTGAAAGCTTACACACAGGATGATGAGCCGCACTGTCAAA TATTTCCATTCGAGCCTCAAGAGTCGCCTCCGATCTCACCAACCAGTACTATATCTGGACCCTACATTCCAATCAGTGAATGCATTTCTGGCCGCTCCTTGAACGACACAAGCTCTCTTAGTTCTGCCCTGGGACAGAATACAGAACAATATTATGATGCCCCAAGAAAGTTGGCTCCCTCTCCACCCAGATCTCCGACTACAACTGATGCAGAAAGTGTATTTACTGACGATGAATGGACTTCTCCAGTTCCTAGTGTTAATTGGGAGACATTTCCTTCGTCTC caGGTGAAGCTAGACCAAGCAACGTATCAGGAGATGCAGAGATTGGATCTTGGAGCGTAATGAAAAGATTTGGAAAGCTTCAGATCGTAGATTCAGTGACACCTCCGGCTGTAGAAAAGATACCAGCACCTCCACGACCTCCAAAACCTCCCCATATGGTGCCAGAGAACTTTGGTCATAATTATTTGAATCTTGATAGTGCGGCGGAAAGTTCCAAGCCCACGACTCCTGCCACTCCCGCTCCATCTACTCCGGCTACAGCAATTGTGACCGATGAAACTTACGACTTTCCTCGATCCCATCAGCCAGGATCGAATGCGGATCCAAACACAAATACCGCGGGTCGACCAGGCAGGCATTGCTATTCCAATGCTGCGCCTACAAACTCCGATGGGCACGTTTTTCGATACGATTTTCACGAAGACGAACCATCTAGCCCACGTTCCGAATCATCAACAACGGCAACGTACTCAAACTTGCCTAGTCCTCTAACTAGAGACTCATCGAGCGCTGTACCATCCCTAATGCCTCCACCACCTCCAGTTGTTTACAGAGACTTGAAACCAGGTAGAAGAACTAGTGATTCGACCTCAATTATTAGCAATGAACCATCACCTGGTCCTGTTCTATCAGTACCGGAATCAAGTTCAACCGAGCACTCACCAGCTGAGCCACCAAGTATTAACAGGAAACTCAAGCCATCTCTCACTAAACCACCTATCGATG GACCATTACAATTAGCATCGCCACCTGGTAAAGGCAGAATACGTGCGGCACCCAGTCCGACACCGCCAACTCACTCTCAGTCGATTCGACATCAGTCGACGTCTGATGAGGATAACAATACGTGCGATGACAAAGAAGAG ATATATTACTTTCAAGATCAGAATACATTTATACCTGCCTCGCATCGTTCTTTCGAAGTTCTGCAATACTTGGACTTGGATCTGCAAGGAAGTTTTGTATCGTCCCCTTTGCCACCTGCCCAGTCACCCCCGAGTACAACAGTCTATAAGACTGTAGATTTTCTTAAAACTGAGGCCTTCAATCGAACCAGACAATTAGTAGAAGAAGAGAGAGCGCAAT aa
- the dos gene encoding protein daughter of sevenless isoform X2: MDTLKTSQEIVHEGWLIKSPPSKLWKARWRKRWFALRHSGELPGQYFLEYYTDRRCRKLKGRIDLDQCEQVDAGLRFENRKQKYQFMFDVKTPKRTYYLVAESEADMNKWVDAVCQVCGLKAYTQDDEPHCQIFPFEPQESPPISPTSTISGPYIPISECISGRSLNDTSSLSSALGQNTEQYYDAPRKLAPSPPRSPTTTDAESVFTDDEWTSPVPSVNWETFPSSREARPSNVSGDAEIGSWSVMKRFGKLQIVDSVTPPAVEKIPAPPRPPKPPHMVPENFGHNYLNLDSAAESSKPTTPATPAPSTPATAIVTDETYDFPRSHQPGSNADPNTNTAGRPGRHCYSNAAPTNSDGHVFRYDFHEDEPSSPRSESSTTATYSNLPSPLTRDSSSAVPSLMPPPPPVVYRDLKPGRRTSDSTSIISNEPSPGPVLSVPESSSTEHSPAEPPSINRKLKPSLTKPPIDGPLQLASPPGKGRIRAAPSPTPPTHSQSIRHQSTSDEDNNTCDDKEEIYYFQDQNTFIPASHRSFEVLQYLDLDLQGSFVSSPLPPAQSPPSTTVYKTVDFLKTEAFNRTRQLVEEERAQCTAELT; this comes from the exons ATGGATACGCTCAAAACAAGCCAAGAAATCGTCCACGAAGGCTGGCTCATAAAATCGCCACCCTCAAAATTGTGGAAAGCG AGATGGCGAAAGCGTTGGTTCGCGCTCCGTCACAGCGGAGAATTGCCTGGACAATATTTCTTGGAATATTACACAGACAGACGTTGCAGAAAGCTCAAGGGCCGCATAGATTTGGATCAATGCGAGcag GTGGATGCTGGCTTGagatttgaaaatcgaaagcaGAAATATCAGTTCATGTTCGACGTGAAGACTCCGAAAAGAACTTACTACCTGGTGGCAGAGAGCGAAGCTGACATGAACAAGTGGGTTGATGCAGTTTGCCAGGTTTGCGGTTTGAAAGCTTACACACAGGATGATGAGCCGCACTGTCAAA TATTTCCATTCGAGCCTCAAGAGTCGCCTCCGATCTCACCAACCAGTACTATATCTGGACCCTACATTCCAATCAGTGAATGCATTTCTGGCCGCTCCTTGAACGACACAAGCTCTCTTAGTTCTGCCCTGGGACAGAATACAGAACAATATTATGATGCCCCAAGAAAGTTGGCTCCCTCTCCACCCAGATCTCCGACTACAACTGATGCAGAAAGTGTATTTACTGACGATGAATGGACTTCTCCAGTTCCTAGTGTTAATTGGGAGACATTTCCTTCGTCTC GTGAAGCTAGACCAAGCAACGTATCAGGAGATGCAGAGATTGGATCTTGGAGCGTAATGAAAAGATTTGGAAAGCTTCAGATCGTAGATTCAGTGACACCTCCGGCTGTAGAAAAGATACCAGCACCTCCACGACCTCCAAAACCTCCCCATATGGTGCCAGAGAACTTTGGTCATAATTATTTGAATCTTGATAGTGCGGCGGAAAGTTCCAAGCCCACGACTCCTGCCACTCCCGCTCCATCTACTCCGGCTACAGCAATTGTGACCGATGAAACTTACGACTTTCCTCGATCCCATCAGCCAGGATCGAATGCGGATCCAAACACAAATACCGCGGGTCGACCAGGCAGGCATTGCTATTCCAATGCTGCGCCTACAAACTCCGATGGGCACGTTTTTCGATACGATTTTCACGAAGACGAACCATCTAGCCCACGTTCCGAATCATCAACAACGGCAACGTACTCAAACTTGCCTAGTCCTCTAACTAGAGACTCATCGAGCGCTGTACCATCCCTAATGCCTCCACCACCTCCAGTTGTTTACAGAGACTTGAAACCAGGTAGAAGAACTAGTGATTCGACCTCAATTATTAGCAATGAACCATCACCTGGTCCTGTTCTATCAGTACCGGAATCAAGTTCAACCGAGCACTCACCAGCTGAGCCACCAAGTATTAACAGGAAACTCAAGCCATCTCTCACTAAACCACCTATCGATG GACCATTACAATTAGCATCGCCACCTGGTAAAGGCAGAATACGTGCGGCACCCAGTCCGACACCGCCAACTCACTCTCAGTCGATTCGACATCAGTCGACGTCTGATGAGGATAACAATACGTGCGATGACAAAGAAGAG ATATATTACTTTCAAGATCAGAATACATTTATACCTGCCTCGCATCGTTCTTTCGAAGTTCTGCAATACTTGGACTTGGATCTGCAAGGAAGTTTTGTATCGTCCCCTTTGCCACCTGCCCAGTCACCCCCGAGTACAACAGTCTATAAGACTGTAGATTTTCTTAAAACTGAGGCCTTCAATCGAACCAGACAATTAGTAGAAGAAGAGAGAGCGCAATGTACAGCTGAACTTACGTAA